In a genomic window of Pseudoliparis swirei isolate HS2019 ecotype Mariana Trench chromosome 20, NWPU_hadal_v1, whole genome shotgun sequence:
- the lhx1a gene encoding LIM/homeobox protein Lhx1: MVHCAGCERPILDRFLLNVLDRAWHVKCVQCCECKCNLTEKCFSREGRLYCKNDFFRRFGTKCGGCSQGISPNDLVRRARSKVFHLNCFTCMMCNKQLSTGEELYVIDENKFVCKDDYQNNASVKDSNLLSVTACSDPSLSPDSQDQLQEEVVLKDTEIAALSDKETVNNENDDQNLGGKRRGPRTTIKAKQLETLKAAFAATPKPTRHIREQLAQETGLNMRVIQVWFQNRRSKERRMKQLSALGARRHAFFRSPRRMRTLVDRLEPGELIPNGPFSYYGDYQSEYYGPGGNYDFFPQGPPSSQAQTPVDLPFVPSSGPTGTPLGGMDHPLPGHHPSSEVQRFSDIMSHHPGDSPSPEPGIPGPMHGISSDVFGPSPPFTSLSLNGSGYSNHLSHPPSEMNEGTVW, translated from the exons ATGGTCCACTGCGCCGGCTGCGAGAGGCCTATTCTGGACCGCTTTCTGCTCAACGTGCTGGATAGAGCCTGGCACGTCAAGTGCGTGCAGTGCTGCGAGTGCAAATGTAATTTGACAGAGAAATGTTTTTCTCGAGAGGGGAGACTGTACTGCAAAAATGATTTCTTTAG AAGGTTCGGCACGAAGTGTGGCGGCTGTTCGCAGGGCATCTCTCCCAACGACCTGGTCCGGAGGGCCCGCAGCAAAGTGTTCCACCTCAACTGCTTCACCTGCATGATGTGCAACAAGCAGCTCTCCACCGGCGAGGAGCTCTACGTCATAGACGAGAACAAATTCGTTTGCAAAGACGATTACCAAAACAATGCCAGTGTAAAAGACTCCAACCTCCTctcag TAACGGCATGCAGCGACCCCAGTTTATCACCGGACTCTCAAGACCAGCTACAGGAAGAAGTGGTTCTAAAGGACACGGAGATAGCCGCCCTGTCCGACAAAGAAACGGTGAATAACGAGAACGACGACCAGAATCTCGGCGGGAAGCGGCGCGGCCCGCGGACCACCATCAAGGCCAAACAGCTGGAGACGCTGAAGGCGGCGTTCGCTGCCACCCCCAAACCCACCAGACACATCAGGGAGCAGCTGGCCCAGGAGACCGGCCTCAACATGAGGGTCATACAG gtcTGGTTCCAGAACCGACGTTCCAAAGAGAGGCGCATGAAGCAGCTGAGCGCGCTGGGCGCCCGGAGACATGCGTTCTTCCGGAGCCCAAGGCGGATGAGGACGCTAGTGGACAGGCTGGAGCCCGGGGAGCTGATCCCCAACGGGCCCTTCTCCTACTATGGAG ATTATCAAAGCGAGTACTACGGCCCAGGAGGGAACTATGACTTTTTCCCTCAGGGGCCTCCGTCGTCGCAGGCCCAGACCCCAGTCGATCTCCCATTCGTGCCCTCCTCAGGCCCCACGGGCACCCCTCTCGGAGGTATGGACCACCCCCTGCCAGGCCACCACCCCTCCAGCGAGGTGCAGCGCTTCTCTGATATAATGTCCCACCACCCGGGGGACTCTCCCAGCCCAGAGCCCGGCATCCCAGGACCCATGCACGGCATCTCCTCCGATGTGTTTGGCCCTAGTCCGCCCTTTACCTCACTGTCGCTCAACGGCAGCGGATACAGCAACCACCTGTCCCACCCGCCCTCGGAAATGAATGAGGGCACAGTGTGGTAG